The DNA window ATATGGTCTCTATAGGTAAAGACATCATCATTCTCATAATAGGTCAATCAAACAAAGTTCATCATTGCTGCTACATGAACTGAAATATAGTAAAAGGAGCATCTGGGGACACTTGCCTGGCAGGAGAGACACCTTGATCAGGAAAAGTGGCTTTCTCAGAATGAAGCTCATCCATCCCATTTGTCATGTGCTGACTCCTGCCATTTCCTCAAATGTAGAAAAGTCGTATGTGGTAGTGGGAGACTGTGTTCACACTCTGCCATGAAAAAAATGGGGACAGGAGGTGAATTTGTGGTATGGGGTTACTTTATACCATGAATTTAGTTGGAATCTGCTAATGTTTTTTGCTGTAATATCATGACTCATAATGATTCATCTTGATCTGTATTTTAGGAAACATAAGGAAACACCAAAAGATTGAAAACGAATATCAAAATTCTGGGAGAAAACTAAGGTAATTCAGGTTCCTCACAGTTTATGGTGCCATAGGACATTTTACAAAGAGGTAAAAGATACAAATATATCTCAGGAAATTGTCTCCAAAACGGCTAATATGTTTCATATCATCAGTAAGAACATCTCAGATACTCCAGCATTGGAAACAACGGGAGTACCAGGAGGCCAGAAATGAACTTTATCATACTTGACATGTACAAACTTTACACCATATACATTACGAAAAATGAAATATCAGTTTATCTGCAATCATGGTGTGAGGTGCAGATGAAGCAAAAAgattactcttttagactggaaCTGATAGTTGAGATAACACTTATAGTtggtggcggcgcacacctttaatcccagcacttgggaggcagaggcaggtggatctctatgagtttgaagccagcctggactacagagtgagttccaggacagccaggactattacacagagaaaccctgtctcaaaaaaaaaataaacaaataaataagtaaaaccaaAAGATAACTCAATATAGACAAttgtcttagggcttctattgctgtgaagaaacacgaTAACCATggcaacttataaagaaaaaaatttaattgggtccggcttacaggttcagaggtttaatccataatcatcatggtgggaagcatggcttcgtgcaggtagacatggtgctggagaagtagctgaaattTCTACacctggatccacaggcagcagaaagagaggatGCCACACTGGACCTGaattgagcatctgaaacctcaaaacccatccccagtgAGACGCTTCCTCCAACATGGCGGCAcctactccctatgagcctatgggaattattttcattcaaactacagcAACATTCAAGTAGTTCAAAATGCAACATGATTTGCATCATCAGTATTATGCATCAAATTGTGCACAAAATTCAGTATTGAAATGTGTATTTAAATGTGACACATGCATTCAATGTTTTCCAAACATGGAAACAATATAACCTCTCATTATGTTTATTATACCATTGCTTTTATTATAGCTATCCTTAAATCATGCTGCATGGCATTCAGTCAAAACATGTTCAAAGTTATTATGATACATAAAACCAGTATTTCTACTGGTAAATCATTAATAATCAAACCCTTAGCAGTTCACTTTTCATTTCTTACAGATGCCACCTGGTGGAGAAACTCCATGACTGTAAAGAAGACCATGAGTGTGCAGAAATCTGTAACTTCTCTACAGAGGGCACTGTGAACCATAAATTTTATCCAGGAGTACATATATGTAAAAGAAATGGGTTTGTAAACGTAGtcattggccatttagctttaaGTGTGAGGCTAAAACCTAGGCCAGGGCAGAAATCAAATGAAGTTCAGGAACATGGACCAGAGTTGCATAATAATAAGGAATTTGAGAACACTTCCAGCTCTCCCCCATCTTTGCAGAAGCTTACAAGTTCCGACACTGCCACTGCGGAAAAATCGAATAGAGATAAGCAGACTAATGAAGACTTAAGACTTGGTCAAAATCATGAAAGTACTCCTGCTAAAGAAAAACGCCATGAATGTAAGCAGTGTGGGAAAACTTTTTCTTCTCTCGGGTCCTTGAAGGGGCATGACAAACATTACCATGCAAAGAAACCCTTTGTATGTaagcagtgtgggaaagccttcccTTTTCCCTGTTCCCTACAAGTACATGAAAGGATCCACACTGGCGAGAAGCCCTATACATGTAAGCAATGTGGGAAAACCTTTGCTCATTCCAGCTCTCTTCTGAGACATGAAAAAATCCACACTGGCACAAGTTCCCATAAGTGTCAGTTGTGTGGGAAAACCTTCACCCGTTTCAATTCTCTTTTAAGACATAAGATAATCCACACGGGCGAGAAGCCCTATGCATGTAATCAGTGTGGCAAAAGTTTTTCCCGTTCTGCTTCCCTTCAAAGACATAccagaatccacacaggagagaaaccctttgTATGTAAGCAATGTGGGAAAGGGTTCATTACTTCTACTTATCTTCAAGTCCATGAACGAACTCACACTGGGGAAAAACCTTATGTATGTAAGGAGTGTGGGAATGCCTTCATGCTTTGGACTCAATTCCAAAAGCATAAAGTAATTCACAGTGGTGTGAATCCCTATGTTTGTAAGCAATGTGGGAAAAACTTCACTCGTTTTGGTTCCCTACAAATACATGAGAGAATTCACACCGGTGAGAAGCCCTATGTGTGTAAACAGTGTGCAAAAGCCTTCTTGTCTTTAAATCAATTAAGAAGACATGAAATAAGTCACAGTGGCGTCAAACCCTATATGTGCAAACAATGTGGGAAGGGATTTATCTGTTCTACCACCTTTCGAAGTCATGAAAAGATACATAGTGGAGAAAAACCATATGTTTGTTCACAATGTGAGAAAGTTTTGGGTTCTGAGAGTGCTTTGCGGAAACACAAAAtgattcacactggagagaaaccttgtGTATGTAAGCAATGTGGTAAAACATTCACTCATTTGAGTTCTCTTCAGTACCATGCATTGATGCACAGTGGAGAGAAACCCCATGAATGTAAGACATGTGGGAAAGGCTTTAGATCTCTTAGTCACCTTAAAAAGCATGAAAGAACCCAACACTGAATAGAAACCCCATGCATGTAAACAGTATGGGAAAGCCTTTACTTAATATCTTTTACGAAGATAGTCATTCTTACTGTCATAAATCCCTACACTTGTAAgcaatgtttacattttttaaatggttgGGTTGTTTTTACATAAATAAACTCACCCTGGAAaaaagtgggattttttttttttttgctaccaATGTCTGAAAGCTCCTATCAtactgatttctttaaaaaaaaaacaaaaaacaaaaaaacaaacaaacaaaaaaacttgaaatGGGCACAATCAGGGAAACCCTTTAGAAAAAATACCATGGAAATGGTTTatgtattaaaatttttcttcaagtCCATGAACAAATTCACACTAGAGAAAAGCCCTATGAATGCAGGTGTTGTTTATATCTTTTTTGTAGTCCCACATCATGGAAAGGACAAGACAAAGATGAGACTACAGAGAAATCTTAAGCACATTTGCAATGTAGAAAGTCTTCACTTCTTCCCTGGTTCCCCCAAATATGTGTAAGTCAGCTAGaggggactagaaagatggctctgcagttaagagcactagctgttcttccagaggtcctaggtttgagtcccagcaaccacatggaagcCTACAACTGTGTCTAACTCCAGCTCCGAGGGATTCAGTGTCCTTTTTTGACTGGAGTGGCCCATGTATGCTTgtggtacacagaaatacatgcaggcaaattaccaatatgcacaaataaaaactcttTGCTTGTGGGCTATATTGGAAAGCCTTCCATTACTACCATCCCTTTCACAGACATGAAAGAACCTACCATAGAATAACTTTAAATACAGACTTCAAAAAATTTAGgcttatttgtattatttcatgtgtattagtattttgcctgcatgtatgaatgtgtgccacatgtgtgtagtgcctgTGCTACCATGAAGAGGGCCTTGGaagctctggaactggagttacagatggttgtgagcagtcaTGTAGATACTGGGATCTGAGCACAAGTCCTTTGTAAGaatagttagtgctcttaaccattgagcaatctcttcagcccAGTAGCTAATTCTGgacttttatttctgaattttgcTTTACAAAATAAGCATAAGCCAAGTGCATGAGACTGGATGTCAGCTTATACCCATGGGATGAAGACCAGTAAGGACCCACATTTGAAAGGCAAAACCAAACAGCCGTAGAAAGAAAGCACACCTTCATGAAATGGTTTTGTAAGGTTTCTTAACACAGCAATCTATAGTTTAATGGGTGGTGTCTTTTTGGTCATCAAATCAGGTACATGCTTGTAAATTGTGTCAGATTCATGTGGTGAACTAACATTAACTTGTAACATGCAAATATGCATAACTGCCCCCTTTCAAATAATTGTGGTTAATTAAAGATGACTTTTTGAGACTATTGGAATGTTTGCATTGCTTTCATATGTCTGGTTCTGGGCACTTTGCCTGTACTTTTTTTCATGAgcaaaaaccattttaaaatgtatgtgtgttatgtaagACCATGTGCTGTATGTTTGTACGTGTGTGCTCATGAatgaacacatatgtgcatgtgtgtccatgttcaTACTGAGGCTGGAGTAGTAATAACAGTGGGTGACCTGCTTTATGGCTCTCTGACTTATTCTCTTTGGAAAGTGTCTCTTACTGAACAATGAGCTAATCTGGCAGCAGGCAAAACCCAACAGTTCACCTCTGTCCACTCCCCATAGTGCTGGGTGCATGGACATGGTTGAAGTCATTCCCAACTTTACATGAGTGTTAATgattcaaacttaggtccttgtgCTGCAAAGTGCTTTGCCCATTGGGCTATCAATGAATCCCTTTAATggatattttttattgattttgtgttgcttctgttttgtgtatctttatttttttctctttggtgatTATTTTCTGGAATTACTTTCCGTGTGTCTGTGatggttggttttaatgtcaGCTTGTCACAGATTAGAAATACCTGAGTGGGCACCCTCCCTGGAAGAACTGTTCTGATTTTCTatgttgatgtgggaagacccgtCCCGCTCATGGGCGGTCCCTGCTGGCCCAGATAAAAAGGGTAGGGCAGAAGAAGAGCATCTTGCTTTTTTGCTCACTTGTCTATCCCTCTTGCCACCTAGTACATTTGCTCTATTGCTAATGATGTTTACTGCACAGGTATCACACCTAGTGTTTCCAAACTTTCATTGTGGTTAGGGAAACACGGTGGTTCAGGAAGCTTCTAGGCTCTCTTCtccagattgggactgctgaagcctgtccacccacccacccaccgaTCCTAGGTGCTGCAGCTTCAGTCTTAAGGGCCTGGGAATGACCAAGTTCCCAGCTCTCTGGTCATTCTGCTGTTGTTGATACTTTAAAGCTGACTTAATCCCATTTCTCTAGAGAAGCCTGGTAGATACAGTGTCCTTTTATGGTTGaactatttttaaattgcttttagaAGAGCcaatgaaaacttttttttattactaagcaagataaatatattttaattatagatCAGGTCGTGTTTACAAGTTTATTTAGTTTGTGTTGCCTGGCTCATGAAggcctccatctcacagagatccacctgcctctgcctcctgaatgcttcaATTAAAAGTGTGGGACACCAGAACAAGCCCATTGGGTTGTATTTAACAATGGGACATGGAGGTAGAAGCCTGATTGCCAAAGCTTTGGCATTGCTGGAAGGAAAACACAATGCAGAGGACAAACTTTGGCTTGAGGATACTTGGATAAGGTTGAAAGTGATGAGTATcattgtaccaggctttttcttttaggccaccaaccagctcccaaaacaTGACAGAGACTGattattagttttgaatactcagcctagcttaggcacatttctggctagctcttttaacttaaatacCAGTTTCTCTTTAACTTatcacctttcttttttctctgtatcttactttcactgcttctttaTGTTTGGCTGGCATCGCttacattctctttcttcttctcatccttccttcttctcctgaggctagatttctcctcctatttattctcttttcctgccagccccacctgtccctTTCTGCTGCCTaggtattggccattcagctctttattagaccaatcaggtgccttaggcaggccaggtgaaacaaatgcaacacatctttacataattaaacaaacactgcataaacaaaagtaacacacctttacacagttaaagtcatATTCTACACCATtaatgtaatacatctttgcctagttaatattccacaacatatcaATATCCAATGATGAGGTGAGGGGCTTGATGTGGGAATGACTCCAGAAGTAGGGTGTTAGTGTCATGTATTGTCATAGTCACTGtcctattgctgtaaagagacaccatggccaaagcaattcttacaaaagaaagcatttaattatgggcttgctcacagtttcgAGGTTactccattatcagcatggcagggagcatggcagcatgcaggcagacatggtgctgggtaGTAGATGAGAGTTTTATATCCTGTTccctaggcagagagagaaagactctggtgtcccgcgcccgctctgtatttctcgccagcaagaaatcatacgcaggacactcggatccttctgcagacaagctttaatgcatcttgagagtgagagagcataagcttcccagagcggagacattgaaccaagaaaaccatcccttataaaggctggccagccgcctgggacgtgttaccctatgaatggcttcagctcctcaggccaaaatgagccacgggataggcagagatcaaaggaatggaaattacccagcgcctgttgaagtaatttacatcttggtgtcttcaggcacctattattgtaatggataatgcaggaaccggcttcctacactctgggcttggcatgagcttttgaaacttcaaagcccacccctagtgacatacttcctcaaacaaggccatacctcttaattcTTCAAATCTTTGCAAATAGTaccacttcctggtgactaagcattcaaacatgtgagtCTAAAGGGGTCATTCTTTTCAAACCATCATGTGTATTAAACATAGGAGACCAAACTCAAACTTTGCACTGACCCATTATTTTTCTGTCACCTATTGTCTGCTGTTTTCACACCTACAACTAGTGCTCCACCTTTGCAGACAAGCTGGTGTCTTCACAGCTTCATTGAAACATCACACTACCTGCACATAGTTCTGACTCCAGAGGTTCGAGTTCCCAGTCTGCCAAGACAGCCCTCATTTCAGATGCCAGCAGAACTCCTATGTCTCCAGTAAACACTGTTCAAGCTATTGATCCACACTAGGTTTGTGGGGGTTTAGTAACTATAAGAGGCTTTAGCATAGCAGTTCAACTTgtaggtcttgaccccttttgggggttgaatgaccttttcacaggggtcacatactagacatcctgcatatcagatatttacgttatgatcctaacagtagcaaagttacagttatgaaatagcaacgaacataattttatggttgggggtcaccacaacatgagggactgtattacagggttgcagcattaggaaggttgagaaccagtgctctacTGGCTTTGGAGGTGGGTGGAGAGGGTGGTTAACACAGCAGAATGAAGAGAGGATGTTGACCCTTGGTGTTGGAAATCATGAGGTCCTCCATGGTAGGAGACAGATGCTGATGTCAGTAATTGTGTGGTTGCTTCCTGGGGAGACATTACAAACCTCCATTCAAACCAGATAGGGTGTAGAGAGGAAACCAAAACAACCCCACCCAAGTCTACCTCGGTGAACCCAAGAACTTCCGGTGGTGACTACAGGAGCACAGGTGATGCAAATTCTCCTGCATCACTGCAAAGCCCACCCAGCAGAGACGAAGTTCAGGAGAGCTGCGGCTTGCTGCTCCTTCCACAACTTGCAGGTTTCTCAGAACCCGGGTCTTCCTTCCCTGACGATGGCTTCCTCGGAGTTGGGTAACTTTCTGACTTTCCTGGGTCTTGTAAGGTTCATGAGAATCATTCTTATGAGTCTCCTTCCCCTACTTAGGGAGAAAGATTTCCATTTGCAGGCAATAGTCACACAAGGCTCCAGGCCTCTTACATGCTGGCtcttcgtttttgtttttttgtttttgtttttttcaagacagggtctcactatgtagctctggctgccctggaactcactgtgtagaccaggttggcctcgaattcacagagatctgcccatctctgcctcttgagtgctagggttaaaggcatgcaccacgatACCCAGCGACACCCAGCTAGGCTCTTgtattctttctgcttctcctcttCTGATGTTCACTGATCAGAGTGTAATGTTGGAGGTGGGGACACAgatatctttattattttccttGATGCAGACTCATAATCAGGGTACAGCTGACAGTCAGGATACTAGGCCACAACAACAGTCACTTCTCAAGAGCTTGACCAGCAATGAATCTCTGTAGTAACTTCTCATCACAAAGAAGTTTCCCTGCATGACAGAGGCAGAAACCTGATATTTCTGGTTATAAACACCAATTTGTAGAAGGCCATTTGACAGGCATGTCACATTTTTACAAAATGATAGCCATTGCTTCCTCACTGGAACCTACTGTCTTCCAAGCCTTGGATGGGCTCCTGCCACACAGCACTGTGAGTTCTTTCCTATAGAtggagatctatctatctatctatctatctatctatctatctatctatctatctatctggcttttcgagacagggtttctctgtgtagccttggctgtcctggaactcgatctgtagaccagactggccccaaactcacagagatccccctgtctctgcctcccaagggc is part of the Cricetulus griseus strain 17A/GY chromosome 5, alternate assembly CriGri-PICRH-1.0, whole genome shotgun sequence genome and encodes:
- the LOC118238938 gene encoding zinc finger protein OZF-like isoform X2 — its product is TLSSSLFISYRCHLVEKLHDCKEDHECAEICNFSTEGTVNHKFYPGVHICKRNGFVNVVIGHLALSVRLKPRPGQKSNEVQEHGPELHNNKEFENTSSSPPSLQKLTSSDTATAEKSNRDKQTNEDLRLGQNHESTPAKEKRHECKQCGKTFSSLGSLKGHDKHYHAKKPFVCKQCGKAFPFPCSLQVHERIHTGEKPYTCKQCGKTFAHSSSLLRHEKIHTGTSSHKCQLCGKTFTRFNSLLRHKIIHTGEKPYACNQCGKSFSRSASLQRHTRIHTGEKPFVCKQCGKGFITSTYLQVHERTHTGEKPYVCKECGNAFMLWTQFQKHKVIHSGVNPYVCKQCGKNFTRFGSLQIHERIHTGEKPYVCKQCAKAFLSLNQLRRHEISHSGVKPYMCKQCGKGFICSTTFRSHEKIHSGEKPYVCSQCEKVLGSESALRKHKMIHTGEKPCVCKQCGKTFTHLSSLQYHALMHSGEKPHECKTCGKGFRSLSHLKKHERTQH